The sequence below is a genomic window from Pleurocapsa sp. PCC 7327.
AGTTTTACCTACTTTTGTTCCAGTTTTTGTTCGATAAAAAAGGGCTATTTCTGGGCTGACTAGTTCTAATACTTGACTGCGAACTGTTTTTCTATGCCTTCAAGGTCTGTCAGCTTACTTTTGTCTGCTTCTTCATACAGCAGTGTTGACAATTCTTGTAAGCAGGCTTTGATCCGTTCTTGTTTCTCTTGGTTCATTGTCAGCGATCGCACAGGATTATTTCCCTTTACATTTTCCCATAAATGGTAAATCTTCCAAAACTGGATGCTCCCTATTTTTTATTTAATTTAGATAAATTATGTAGCTAGTGTAGACTCTATCGTGTAAAGTATGCCAAAAAGTCAATAAAAATAGTCAATAGTCGTGGAAAAACCAGAAATTAAATGCTTGGTACTGGATATCGATGGCACTCTCGTGGGAAGGTCAGAAAATATTTCTCAAACTGTTAAGCAAGCGATTGGGGCGGCTCAAAAGCAGGGAGTTTATATCGCGATCGCCACGAGTCGCGATTATGGTTCTACTTTACCCATCTGGAAGGAAATCCGCTCTAATCAACCCTTGACCTGTTATGGTGGGGCGCTGATTAAACACCCAAAAACTCAACAAATTTATCGGCACTTTCGTGTCTCTAAATCGTTGGCACGCCAACTGCTTGAAGATTTCGATCGCTTTAATCTACCAGAGCAAAAATTTTCGCCCCAGTTCCACGTCAATGAAAAAATTTATGTGCGGACACTAACCAGAGAACTGCAAGACTACGCAAAGCGGTTTGGGATTGAAGTCACCGCCGATGTGGATCTGCGCCAAGTCTTGACTAAAGCAGAACCGACATGCATTTTGGGGTTCAGCCAAGATACCACTCTAATTGACAAGCAGGTGAGAAACCTGCGCAAGCGTTATTCTCTAGCTGAGCTTTCCTTAAACCGCTCCGGCTCTTACTTTTTTGAATGTCTCCATCCCTCAGCCGATAAAGGAAGGGCAGTGCATTATTTAACTAAAAAAATTTTAGGTCTGCAAGTTGAAAACGTCATGGCAATCGGCGACTACTTCAATGACCTGTCTATGCTGGAATACGCCGGGGTGGGGGTAGCGATGGGGAATGCTCCGCAGGAAGTTAAAGCTCAAGCAGACTGGGTGGCTCCCAGTGTAGAACAAGACGGTGTGGCGGCGGCGATTGAGGAGTTTATCCTGCAAAGATCTCTCAATTGTGGCAAGCGCAAGCGAAAGTGGAGAAACCTGCGATCGTCTATTGTTACAGGCGCAAAAACCGTTCGGGTAGCATCTTAGCCAAGGCGAATAGACAAACACAAACTTTTATTCTGGAAGATGTTTTATGGTCGCACCAAGATTTGAGATTCAATACGCTGCTTATCGCGATTGGCAACCACAAGATTATCTGGCGCAGTATTACGTGGATGTCAAGACTGAGGAGTTGCTCACTCTAGAGTTTTTAGTGCAATCGCTTCAAAACATGCCGACGACATCTGTGATGCTTGATTTTGGTTGCGGACCTATTATCAGTCACATCCTGCCAATCGTTCCAAAAGTGCAAGAGATTCACATGGCGGAATACTTGCCTGCCAACCGTGCCGAGGTTCAGAAGTGGCTGGCTAGTACTGATGACGCGCACAATTGGCGAGCGTTCGCATTGGCAACGCTGCGCTTGGAGGGAAACCCCAACCCAACCGAAACCGAAGCGAAGGCACGCGAGCAACAAGCGCGAGACCGCATTAAAAGCCTTTTGCCCTGCGATGTCAATAACCCAGATCCCCTCGGTGCCCAGAGGCGCGGCTTTTACCCCTTGGTAACCACCAGCTACTGCGCTGAAGGCGTTACCACCAGTAAGGAGAAGTGGCGCGCCTACATGAGAAATATTGCCAGCCTCGTAAAACCAGGCGGAGTTCTGCTCCTTTCGGCAGTTGGAGGAGCCGCCAATTTCTACCGCGTTGGCGATCGCTATTTTCCCTGCACTAGGCTCGATCGCCAAGACGTGCTCGCATCTCTTGGCGAAAATGGATTTACCGACATAGACATACGAATTCGTCAGGTTAGCGATCGCTCACAAGAAGACTACAGTCACCTCATTTTTGCCCGTGCGGTTAAAGCTGGTTAGTATCGCTCCAACAGAAGTTGTACTTCTTTTCCAAATTCCCAAGTCTTCATTTCTTCCCACTCGCAAGAACGCACGGCTAGGAAGGCTTTCGCCAAGTCGTCTCCTAAAGCCCCTAAGAGTAAGTCATCTCGTTGCAGATGCGCGATCGCAACTCCCAAATTACTCGGCAAGCGACTAATCCCTCGCTTCTCGCGTTCCGAGTCGCTTAGATTGCCCGGATCGACTGCCACGGGTTCGGGCAACTCCAAACCTCTGCCAATCCCATCCAATCCTGCCATAATAACTGCGCCCAGGGCAAGATAGGGATTGGCAGAGGCATCTGAGGTCTTATACTCGATATGGGTCGGACTGGGGGGGGGCTGGATTGGTCGGCACTCGGATCGCTGCCTCGCGGTTATCGAAACCCCAACAGCGAAAGGCACCGCTCCAACTGTGGGGAAGGATGCGCCGATAGGAATTGGGGGAGGGAGTTGTTATTGCCATGAGAGCGGGTAAATGCGCCAGCAATCCCGCCACGAACTGACTGGCAAGGGGAGATAGCTGTCCCGGTTTATCGCCATAGGGCAGAATATTGTTTCCGTCTCGCCAGAGACTCAGATGTAGGTGACAGCCGCTTCCTGCGCCTTCGGCAAAGATTTTTGGTAAAAATGAGGCAATCAAGTCGCGATTTCGCGCGATCGCTTTGACAATTTCTCGAAAGACGATTTGTTGGTTGGCAGCAGTCAGGGCATCTTTGTATAACACTGAAATTTCCTGCTGTCCCGAACCCGATTCGGGATAGTACTGCTCGACTATTAAGCCTCGATCGATGAGCGCTGCGGCAATCTCATCGATAACTGGCTGCTGAAGATCCATCGATAGGGTAGAAGCAAAAACGGTTGTGTCGGCGGGAACGATCTTTTCTACGGCGGGTCGCAACAGATAAAATTCGTTTTCAAACGCTGCCCTTACCTCGATTCTCTCGTCCGCTGCTGCCGCGATCGCTCGCTTGAGAAAGTCGCGGGGACAGCACGACCACGGTCGTCCGTCCTTGACCAGATCTCCCATCGCCCTGGCATGACCTGGGGCGTATGGCAGAACGGTTAGAGTATTCCAATCCGGTACCAGCCGAACTTCGCCAACGGGTCCGAGTCCGCTATTAGCCGCAGGCGCATCGTACATGACTGGAATGGCTTGTTGGGCGGCAGAAATTCCTACGCCGCGAACGAAGTATTCGGACAATCGTTTGACGTGGACGGCTTTGCCTCGGATGACATTGCCGCTGTCGCACCAGAGAAGGCGGACAAAATTGATATTGGCGCGATCGAGCAAGTTGAGGATTGAGCGTTCCATTCCCTCGCTTAACGCCCTATTTGCCATGGACCCGCTTTTCTGTGGCAATCATTCGTGCCGCTAAAACACCGCCCAAAAAGCCAAA
It includes:
- a CDS encoding Cof-type HAD-IIB family hydrolase produces the protein MEKPEIKCLVLDIDGTLVGRSENISQTVKQAIGAAQKQGVYIAIATSRDYGSTLPIWKEIRSNQPLTCYGGALIKHPKTQQIYRHFRVSKSLARQLLEDFDRFNLPEQKFSPQFHVNEKIYVRTLTRELQDYAKRFGIEVTADVDLRQVLTKAEPTCILGFSQDTTLIDKQVRNLRKRYSLAELSLNRSGSYFFECLHPSADKGRAVHYLTKKILGLQVENVMAIGDYFNDLSMLEYAGVGVAMGNAPQEVKAQADWVAPSVEQDGVAAAIEEFILQRSLNCGKRKRKWRNLRSSIVTGAKTVRVAS
- the gntF gene encoding guanitoxin biosynthesis pre-guanitoxin forming N-methyltransferase GntF, with product MVAPRFEIQYAAYRDWQPQDYLAQYYVDVKTEELLTLEFLVQSLQNMPTTSVMLDFGCGPIISHILPIVPKVQEIHMAEYLPANRAEVQKWLASTDDAHNWRAFALATLRLEGNPNPTETEAKAREQQARDRIKSLLPCDVNNPDPLGAQRRGFYPLVTTSYCAEGVTTSKEKWRAYMRNIASLVKPGGVLLLSAVGGAANFYRVGDRYFPCTRLDRQDVLASLGENGFTDIDIRIRQVSDRSQEDYSHLIFARAVKAG